One genomic segment of Micromonospora sp. WMMC415 includes these proteins:
- the gatB gene encoding Asp-tRNA(Asn)/Glu-tRNA(Gln) amidotransferase subunit GatB: MTTTLPAYDEVVARFEPVIGLETHVELGTNTKMFCGCPTDFGGAPNTRVCPVCLGLPGSLPVANKAAIEATIRIGLALHCSIAEWCRFARKNYFYPDMPKNFQISQYDEPLCVDGYLDVDVNGETVRIGIERVHLEEDTGKTLHVGGATGRIHGATESLVDYNRAGIPLVEIVTKPVTGTGALAPEVARAYVTELRDVIRSLGVSDVRMEEGSLRCDVNTSLNLPGEEWGTRTETKNVNSLRSVERAVRSEMIRQASVLDAGGRITQETRHFHEDTGDTTPGRSKETATDYRYFPEPDLVPLAPDPAWVAELKAALPELPRLHRRRLQEQWGLSDLDMQSVLNAGAVELIEATVAAGATPAAARKWWLGELSRRANEAGVELADVGATPSQVAELQSLVDAGKLNDKLARTVLEGVVAGEGTPTEIMTNRNLEVVSDTGALTAAVDEAIAANPDIADKVRGGKTAAAGALVGAVMKTTRGQADAKTVRELILTRLGAQG, from the coding sequence ATGACGACGACACTGCCCGCGTACGACGAGGTCGTCGCGCGCTTCGAACCGGTGATCGGCCTGGAGACCCACGTCGAGCTGGGCACGAACACCAAGATGTTCTGCGGCTGCCCGACCGACTTCGGCGGCGCGCCGAACACCCGGGTCTGCCCGGTCTGCCTGGGCCTGCCGGGCTCGCTGCCGGTGGCCAACAAGGCGGCCATCGAGGCGACGATCCGGATCGGTCTGGCGCTGCACTGCTCGATCGCCGAGTGGTGCCGGTTCGCGCGGAAGAACTACTTCTACCCGGACATGCCGAAGAACTTCCAGATCAGCCAGTACGACGAGCCGCTCTGCGTCGACGGCTACCTGGACGTCGACGTGAACGGCGAGACCGTGCGCATCGGCATCGAGCGGGTGCACCTGGAGGAGGACACCGGCAAGACGCTGCACGTCGGCGGCGCGACCGGTCGCATCCACGGCGCCACCGAGTCGCTGGTGGACTACAACCGGGCCGGCATCCCCCTGGTCGAGATCGTCACCAAGCCGGTCACCGGCACCGGCGCGCTGGCGCCGGAGGTGGCCCGCGCGTACGTCACCGAGCTGCGTGACGTGATCCGCTCGCTCGGCGTCTCCGACGTGCGGATGGAGGAGGGTTCGCTGCGCTGCGACGTCAACACCTCCCTCAACCTGCCCGGGGAGGAGTGGGGCACCCGCACCGAGACGAAGAACGTCAACTCGCTGCGTTCGGTGGAGCGGGCGGTCCGCTCGGAGATGATCCGGCAGGCGTCGGTGCTCGACGCGGGCGGCCGGATCACCCAGGAGACCCGGCACTTCCACGAGGACACCGGTGACACCACGCCGGGCCGGTCCAAGGAGACGGCGACCGACTACCGGTACTTCCCCGAGCCGGACCTGGTGCCGCTCGCGCCGGACCCGGCGTGGGTGGCCGAGCTGAAGGCCGCGCTGCCCGAGCTGCCCCGGTTGCACCGGCGGCGCCTGCAGGAACAGTGGGGTCTGTCCGACCTGGACATGCAGTCGGTGCTCAACGCCGGTGCGGTCGAGCTGATCGAGGCGACGGTCGCCGCCGGCGCGACCCCGGCCGCCGCCCGCAAGTGGTGGCTCGGTGAGCTGTCCCGCCGCGCCAACGAGGCCGGCGTGGAGCTGGCCGACGTCGGGGCCACCCCGTCGCAGGTGGCCGAGCTGCAGAGCCTGGTCGACGCGGGCAAGCTCAACGACAAGCTGGCCCGGACCGTCCTGGAGGGCGTCGTGGCCGGCGAGGGTACGCCCACCGAGATCATGACCAACCGGAACCTGGAGGTCGTCTCGGACACCGGGGCGCTGACCGCCGCCGTGGACGAGGCGATCGCCGCCAACCCGGACATCGCCGACAAGGTCCGTGGCGGCAAGACGGCCGCGGCCGGCGCGCTGGTCGGCGCGGTGATGAAGACCACCCGGGGTCAGGCCGACGCCAAGACCGTCCGCGAACTGATCCTGACCCGCCTGGGCGCCCAGGGCTGA
- a CDS encoding 2-hydroxyacid dehydrogenase: MKLWIPHEDGPSLLGDLPPGVTVEVASDPTRLPSTVSDVRFWVPPFLAGPAATALLRDLPDLEVVQLLSAGADAWVGRMPAGVTLCDARGVHDPATAEWVVTAILSHLRAFPALARAQARREWAYAQVTPTDELIGKRVLIVGAGSIGAAVRRRLEPFEVSLTLVARTARPGVHGVAELPRLLPEADVVVLLVPLTEQTRGLVDGAFLGAMRDGALLVNAARGPVARTEALVAELRTGRISAALDVTDPEPLPSDHPLWTMPNVLLTPHVAGSVRGLLPRAYRLVGDQVRRFAAGAPLINAVVDGY, translated from the coding sequence GTGAAGCTGTGGATCCCTCACGAGGACGGCCCGTCCCTGCTCGGTGACCTGCCACCGGGCGTCACCGTGGAGGTGGCGTCGGACCCGACGCGCCTCCCGTCGACGGTGTCCGACGTCCGGTTCTGGGTGCCGCCCTTCCTCGCCGGGCCGGCGGCCACCGCCCTGCTGCGAGACCTGCCCGACCTCGAGGTCGTGCAGTTGCTCTCCGCCGGGGCGGACGCGTGGGTCGGCCGGATGCCGGCCGGGGTGACGCTCTGCGACGCCCGCGGGGTGCACGACCCGGCCACGGCCGAGTGGGTGGTCACGGCGATCCTCTCCCACCTGCGGGCCTTCCCGGCGCTCGCCCGCGCGCAGGCCCGCCGCGAGTGGGCGTACGCCCAGGTGACGCCGACCGACGAGTTGATCGGCAAGCGGGTGCTCATCGTCGGGGCCGGCTCGATCGGCGCCGCGGTCCGGCGGCGCCTCGAACCGTTCGAGGTGAGCCTCACCCTGGTCGCGCGGACGGCCCGGCCGGGCGTCCACGGCGTGGCCGAGCTGCCCCGGCTGCTTCCCGAAGCCGACGTGGTGGTGCTGCTGGTGCCGCTGACCGAGCAGACCCGTGGGCTGGTCGACGGGGCGTTCCTCGGGGCCATGCGGGACGGCGCGTTGCTGGTCAACGCCGCGCGTGGCCCGGTGGCCCGGACCGAGGCGCTGGTCGCCGAGCTGCGTACCGGCCGGATCTCGGCCGCGCTGGACGTGACCGACCCGGAGCCGCTGCCCTCCGACCATCCCCTGTGGACGATGCCGAACGTGCTGCTCACCCCGCACGTCGCCGGCTCGGTACGCGGCCTGCTGCCACGGGCGTACCGGCTGGTGGGGGATCAGGTCCGCCGGTTCGCCGCCGGGGCGCCGCTGATCAACGCCGTGGTCGACGGCTACTGA
- a CDS encoding sorbosone dehydrogenase family protein, whose protein sequence is MPGGPASPPQRATLGRVSARLPYRRTRRLRAARAASCAALLVTTGCTFGEPEPDRAGEPPTFPTPSATASPGGAGREVVATVLAKGLRVPWGIAFLPDGGALVTERDTGRILQVGPESGPDGLKVTRVQTVAEVTAGGEGGLMGIAVSPSYQRDRTIFIYYTAERDNRIARLRLGERPQPILTGIPKAGIHNGGGLAFGPDGQLYASTGDAGDRTQSQDAKRLGGKILRITTDGKPAPGNPFPDSPVWSLGHRNVQGFTWAANQKMYAVEFGQNTWDEINEIVKGRNYGWPEVEGRSDDRRYVNPITQWPTSDASCSGLARAESLLATACLRGRRLWLVELTETGTVLGQPRDLLTNRFGRLRAVAAAPDGSLWVSTSNHDGRGDPAPEDDRLLRLVFAQGGAGRS, encoded by the coding sequence ATGCCCGGCGGGCCCGCATCGCCACCGCAGCGGGCTACGCTGGGCCGGGTGAGCGCCCGTCTCCCGTACCGTCGCACCCGCCGCCTCCGGGCGGCGCGCGCCGCCTCGTGCGCGGCGCTGCTGGTCACCACCGGTTGCACCTTCGGCGAGCCGGAGCCGGACCGGGCCGGTGAGCCGCCCACCTTCCCCACGCCGTCGGCGACGGCGAGCCCCGGCGGCGCCGGCCGGGAGGTCGTGGCCACCGTGCTCGCCAAGGGCCTGCGCGTGCCGTGGGGCATCGCCTTCCTGCCCGACGGGGGAGCGCTGGTCACCGAACGGGACACCGGCCGCATCCTCCAGGTCGGCCCCGAGTCCGGCCCCGACGGCCTGAAGGTCACCCGGGTGCAGACGGTCGCCGAGGTGACGGCCGGCGGCGAGGGCGGGCTGATGGGCATCGCCGTCTCGCCGAGCTACCAGCGGGACCGGACGATCTTCATCTACTACACCGCCGAGCGCGACAACCGGATCGCGCGGCTCCGGCTGGGCGAGCGGCCCCAGCCGATCCTGACCGGCATCCCGAAGGCGGGCATCCACAACGGCGGTGGCCTCGCGTTCGGGCCGGACGGCCAGCTCTACGCCAGCACCGGCGACGCCGGCGACCGGACGCAGTCGCAGGACGCCAAGCGCCTCGGCGGCAAGATCCTGCGGATCACCACCGACGGGAAGCCCGCGCCCGGCAACCCGTTCCCCGACTCCCCGGTCTGGTCGCTCGGACACCGGAACGTGCAGGGGTTCACCTGGGCCGCCAACCAGAAGATGTACGCGGTCGAATTCGGACAGAACACCTGGGACGAGATCAACGAGATCGTCAAGGGCCGCAACTACGGGTGGCCGGAGGTCGAGGGCCGCTCCGACGACCGCCGGTACGTCAACCCGATCACCCAGTGGCCCACCTCCGACGCCTCGTGCTCCGGGCTCGCCCGGGCGGAGTCGCTGCTGGCGACGGCCTGCCTGCGGGGCCGGCGGCTCTGGCTGGTCGAGCTGACCGAGACCGGTACGGTGCTCGGCCAGCCGCGTGACCTGCTGACCAACCGCTTCGGCCGGCTGCGGGCGGTCGCCGCGGCGCCGGACGGCTCGCTGTGGGTGAGCACGTCGAACCACGACGGGCGCGGCGACCCGGCACCGGAGGACGACCGGCTGCTGCGCCTGGTGTTCGCTCAGGGCGGAGCCGGACGAAGCTGA
- a CDS encoding metallophosphoesterase: MDGQENEQQEGRSDVAPKAGRTRRFALPGPTDGRRRWRALRATGVTLAVLAVALAGVMIGALAGGRVSTDIGPFQADLTVAPALTGSTTVDVPPLGALLLDSHDGPTHLTVELGALDQGRTEALLDDPASLSQASRTAVDDVREGVMRLGLRTAASTVLVTLVLALLVFRDTRRAAWAGGLALAVTAASLGTAASTLRPQAIEEPRYEGLLVNAPAIVGDARRIANDYTRYAEQLQRIVGNVSQLYTTVSALPVYEPDPDTTRVLHISDMHLNPAAWQLIRTVVEQFNIDVVVDTGDITDWGSEPEASYVGAIGLLQKPYVFIRGNHDSGRTAAAVARQRNAIVLDNTTTTVAGLTIAGIGDPRFTPDKSTSPAGSGLTRETADQLIDTGDKLAATVRSSPRPVNIGLVHDPASAGPLAGTTPLVLAGHTHRRDVSKLPQAPGQSPTLLMVQGSSGGAGLRGLEGEQPTPLSMSVLYFDDENKLLQAYDDITVGGTGQAQVNLQRHIVEDPKAGAPAPVTPTPTR; the protein is encoded by the coding sequence ATGGATGGGCAGGAGAACGAGCAGCAGGAGGGCCGGAGCGACGTGGCACCGAAGGCCGGCCGTACACGGCGGTTCGCCCTCCCCGGGCCGACCGACGGCCGACGCAGGTGGCGGGCCCTCCGCGCGACCGGTGTGACGCTGGCGGTCCTCGCGGTCGCCCTGGCCGGGGTCATGATCGGTGCGCTGGCCGGCGGCCGGGTCAGCACCGACATCGGGCCGTTCCAGGCGGACCTGACGGTGGCCCCGGCCCTCACCGGCAGCACCACCGTCGACGTCCCCCCGCTCGGCGCGCTGCTGCTCGACAGCCACGACGGGCCGACCCACCTGACCGTGGAGCTGGGTGCGCTCGACCAGGGCCGCACCGAGGCGCTCCTCGACGACCCGGCCAGCCTCAGCCAGGCGAGCCGCACCGCGGTCGACGACGTCCGCGAGGGCGTGATGCGGCTGGGCCTGCGTACGGCGGCCTCGACCGTGCTGGTCACCCTGGTGCTGGCCCTGCTGGTGTTTCGCGACACCCGGCGGGCCGCCTGGGCGGGCGGGCTCGCGCTGGCGGTGACCGCGGCCAGCCTCGGCACCGCGGCGTCCACCCTGCGCCCCCAGGCCATCGAGGAGCCGCGCTACGAGGGGCTGCTGGTCAACGCGCCGGCCATCGTCGGTGACGCCCGCCGGATCGCCAACGACTACACCCGGTACGCCGAGCAGCTCCAGCGCATCGTCGGCAACGTCAGCCAGCTCTACACCACCGTCTCGGCGCTGCCCGTGTACGAGCCGGACCCGGACACCACCCGGGTCCTGCACATCTCCGACATGCACCTCAACCCCGCGGCCTGGCAGCTCATCCGCACCGTGGTGGAGCAGTTCAACATCGACGTGGTGGTGGACACCGGCGACATCACCGACTGGGGCAGCGAGCCGGAGGCGTCCTACGTCGGCGCGATCGGGCTGCTCCAGAAGCCGTACGTGTTCATCCGGGGCAACCACGACTCGGGCCGTACAGCGGCGGCGGTGGCCCGCCAGCGCAACGCGATCGTGCTCGACAACACCACCACCACCGTCGCCGGGCTGACCATCGCCGGCATCGGCGACCCCCGGTTCACCCCGGACAAGAGCACCTCGCCGGCGGGCAGCGGCCTGACCCGGGAAACCGCCGACCAGCTCATCGACACCGGCGACAAGCTCGCCGCGACGGTACGCAGCTCGCCCCGGCCGGTGAACATCGGGCTGGTGCACGATCCCGCGTCCGCCGGGCCGCTCGCCGGCACCACTCCCCTGGTGCTCGCCGGCCACACCCACCGGCGCGACGTGTCCAAGCTGCCGCAGGCACCCGGTCAGTCGCCCACCCTGCTGATGGTGCAGGGGTCGAGCGGCGGCGCCGGCCTGCGCGGGCTGGAGGGCGAGCAGCCGACGCCCCTGTCGATGAGCGTCCTGTACTTCGACGACGAGAACAAGCTGCTCCAGGCGTACGACGACATCACGGTGGGCGGCACCGGGCAGGCCCAGGTGAACCTCCAGCGGCACATCGTGGAGGACCCGAAGGCCGGCGCCCCCGCACCGGTCACCCCGACCCCGACCCGCTGA
- a CDS encoding 1-deoxy-D-xylulose-5-phosphate synthase N-terminal domain-containing protein — protein MNQHDLDVLDEIQRRVLWLATRIVDAANHDRDTGDGVKVGGHQASSASLVTAMTALWFAHLDAEDRVAVKPHASPVFHAIQYLLGNLDRSYLTRLRARGGLQSYPSRTKDPDEVDFSTGSVGLGAAAPLFAAATRRYVDAHFGERARSRFIALIGDAELDEGNIWEAVADPATTGLGNVMWVVDFNRQSLDRVVPGVRIDQWRGQFEAAGWHVVEVKYGRRLAEAYARPGGEALRDWIDAMPNEQYQSLFGLAGPALRKQFLDGAPAGVADLIADVSDDELGPLVTDLGGHDLAAMLDAYAQCDAVTDRPSVVFAYTVKGWGLPIAGNPRNHSALLTTEQVAALRAAQGLTSETEWDRLDPASPAGIRAGERREALSRAPRTRALGVPVPETTRVRANKPISTQEVFGRVLVDLARDPQVGRYLVTTAPDVATSTNLAGFINKTGVFAPTEQRSWSEDRMLRWTESPAGQHIELGISEMNLFLLLGQLGLSWDLSGQPLLPVGTVYDPFVLRGLDAFLYGTYSGSRFVVAGTPSGVTLAPEGGAHQSTITASVGLELPGVTFVEPAYAATLDWLLCDAFGQIAQGGAPAATAAPAEDGAYYFRLSTRPIDQAPFEAARARLGEAVLRRQVLAGAYRLVDAHQAYPHLADAPVVQIAASGAVLREVLAAAAELAEEGVAAHVVDVTSLDRLYRAWQRTLRQGVRTATVPSVPGALRTAFADRVPVVTVHDAASHAMAWLGSAVGAPAVPLGVDEFGQSGSVTELYELHDLLPGSIVNAALAALSLR, from the coding sequence GTGAACCAGCACGACCTCGACGTCCTCGACGAGATCCAGCGGCGGGTGCTCTGGCTCGCCACCCGCATCGTCGACGCCGCCAACCACGACCGGGACACCGGTGACGGGGTGAAGGTGGGCGGGCACCAGGCGTCGAGCGCCTCCCTGGTCACCGCGATGACCGCGCTGTGGTTCGCGCACCTCGACGCCGAGGACCGGGTCGCCGTGAAACCGCACGCGTCGCCGGTGTTCCACGCCATCCAGTACCTGCTCGGCAACCTGGACCGGTCGTACCTGACCCGGTTGCGGGCGCGGGGCGGCCTCCAGTCGTACCCGTCCCGGACCAAGGACCCCGACGAGGTGGACTTCTCGACCGGCTCGGTCGGGCTGGGCGCCGCCGCGCCGCTGTTCGCCGCGGCCACCCGCCGCTACGTCGACGCGCACTTCGGCGAGCGCGCGCGCTCCCGGTTCATCGCCCTGATCGGCGACGCCGAGCTGGACGAGGGCAACATCTGGGAGGCCGTCGCCGACCCCGCGACCACCGGCCTCGGGAACGTCATGTGGGTGGTCGACTTCAACCGGCAGTCGCTGGACCGGGTGGTTCCCGGCGTCCGCATCGACCAGTGGCGGGGGCAGTTCGAGGCGGCCGGCTGGCACGTGGTCGAGGTCAAGTACGGCCGCCGGCTCGCCGAGGCGTACGCCCGGCCCGGCGGCGAGGCGCTGCGCGACTGGATCGACGCGATGCCCAACGAGCAGTACCAGTCGCTGTTCGGGCTGGCCGGGCCGGCCCTGCGCAAGCAGTTCCTCGACGGTGCTCCGGCGGGCGTCGCCGACCTGATCGCGGACGTCTCCGACGACGAGCTGGGCCCGCTCGTCACCGACCTCGGCGGCCACGACCTGGCGGCCATGCTCGACGCGTACGCCCAGTGCGACGCGGTCACCGACCGGCCCAGCGTCGTCTTCGCGTACACCGTCAAGGGCTGGGGGCTGCCGATCGCCGGCAACCCGCGCAACCACTCGGCTCTGCTCACCACCGAGCAGGTCGCCGCGCTGCGCGCCGCGCAGGGCCTGACCTCCGAGACCGAGTGGGACCGCCTCGACCCGGCGTCCCCGGCCGGCATCCGGGCCGGCGAGCGCCGGGAGGCGCTGTCCCGCGCGCCGCGCACGCGGGCGCTGGGCGTCCCGGTCCCGGAGACCACCCGGGTACGCGCGAACAAGCCGATCTCCACCCAGGAGGTCTTCGGTCGGGTGCTGGTCGACCTGGCCCGCGACCCGCAGGTGGGGCGTTACCTGGTCACCACCGCGCCCGACGTGGCCACCTCGACCAACCTGGCCGGGTTCATCAACAAGACCGGGGTGTTCGCCCCGACCGAGCAGCGTTCCTGGAGCGAGGACCGGATGCTGCGCTGGACCGAGAGCCCGGCCGGGCAGCACATCGAGCTGGGCATCTCGGAGATGAACCTGTTCCTGCTGCTCGGGCAGCTCGGCCTGTCGTGGGACCTGTCCGGGCAGCCGCTGCTGCCGGTCGGCACCGTGTACGACCCGTTCGTGCTGCGCGGCCTCGACGCGTTCCTGTACGGCACCTACTCCGGGTCGCGGTTCGTCGTCGCGGGCACCCCGTCGGGCGTCACCCTCGCGCCCGAGGGCGGCGCGCACCAGTCGACGATCACCGCCAGCGTCGGCCTGGAGCTGCCCGGGGTCACCTTCGTCGAGCCCGCGTACGCGGCCACCCTGGACTGGCTGCTCTGCGACGCGTTCGGCCAGATCGCGCAGGGCGGGGCGCCCGCCGCCACCGCCGCACCGGCCGAGGACGGCGCGTACTACTTCCGGCTCAGCACCCGCCCGATCGACCAGGCGCCCTTCGAGGCGGCCCGCGCCCGCCTCGGCGAGGCGGTGCTGCGCCGGCAGGTGCTCGCCGGCGCGTACCGCCTGGTCGACGCCCACCAGGCGTACCCGCACCTGGCGGACGCCCCGGTCGTGCAGATCGCCGCGTCCGGTGCGGTGCTGCGGGAGGTGCTGGCCGCCGCCGCGGAACTGGCCGAGGAGGGCGTCGCCGCGCACGTCGTGGACGTCACCAGCCTGGACCGTCTCTACCGGGCCTGGCAGCGCACCCTGCGGCAGGGCGTGCGCACCGCCACGGTTCCCAGCGTCCCCGGTGCCCTGCGGACGGCCTTCGCCGACCGGGTGCCGGTGGTGACGGTGCACGACGCCGCCTCGCACGCGATGGCCTGGCTCGGCTCGGCGGTCGGCGCTCCGGCGGTGCCCCTCGGGGTGGACGAGTTCGGTCAGTCCGGCAGCGTCACCGAGTTGTACGAACTGCACGACCTCCTCCCCGGCAGCATCGTCAACGCCGCTCTCGCCGCCCTGTCCCTCCGCTGA
- a CDS encoding SpoIIE family protein phosphatase, producing MSDGTDRPSGRSVPIPGLGDPARLRALAETRLAATPDDAFDRFARLVADLLDVPVALVSLVDAERQFFPGETGLPQPWADRREAPLSHSFCQHVVDLETPMVLPDARLYPRVRDNLAIPDLGVVAYAGMPLTDLDGRVLGSLCAIDSKPRAWTAAQLRTLADLAAACSSELRLRIALDGAEQARRRAEEAHSRLALLAGLSETLAGTLDIGTALRQLTATMVPLLADWCVVSVVGPDGGLHDVVAAHRDPARAADVARFAQLMRTRLGPGSITLTVLRTGTPVLGGAATLADVRSGTIGSEMPEIAERLGFASHLTVPVTDTGRDRVLGTVTLVNGPARRHLDDGDLLTAVEIGRRAGQAIGNSSMYGEQRHVAHVLQHSMLPPLPTDDRLELAARYQPAADRVEVGGDWYDVFRQPDGDLVAAIGDVAGHDIEAAATMGQLRNLVRGNAYGRTDAVADLMRHLDDTIRGLRIPAVATAVLVRLRSDGRGGQSVAWCNAGHPAPLVVRADGTVEALAAPPEPLLGLTAPVRRTTHHATLAGGDTLLLFSDGLVERRDQPIDTGLDELADRLRGTESLPLDRLCDLLVTAAHRREDDIALLAVRAR from the coding sequence ATGAGCGACGGCACCGACCGACCCTCCGGGCGGTCCGTCCCGATCCCGGGGCTCGGCGACCCCGCCCGGCTGCGGGCGCTCGCGGAGACGCGTTTGGCCGCCACCCCCGACGACGCCTTCGACCGCTTCGCCCGGCTGGTGGCGGACCTGCTCGACGTGCCCGTCGCACTGGTCTCCCTGGTCGACGCCGAGCGACAGTTCTTCCCGGGTGAGACCGGGCTGCCCCAACCGTGGGCCGACCGGCGCGAGGCCCCGCTCAGCCACTCGTTCTGCCAGCACGTGGTCGACCTGGAAACGCCCATGGTGCTGCCCGACGCGCGGCTCTACCCCCGCGTGCGGGACAACCTGGCCATCCCCGACCTCGGTGTGGTCGCGTACGCCGGGATGCCCCTGACCGACCTGGACGGTCGGGTCCTGGGGTCGCTGTGCGCGATCGACAGCAAGCCCCGGGCCTGGACCGCCGCCCAGCTGCGGACGCTCGCCGACCTGGCGGCGGCCTGCTCGTCCGAGCTGCGGCTGCGGATCGCGCTCGACGGCGCGGAGCAGGCCCGGCGGCGGGCCGAGGAGGCGCACTCACGGCTGGCGCTGCTGGCCGGACTGAGCGAGACGCTGGCCGGCACGCTCGACATCGGCACCGCGCTGCGCCAGCTCACCGCCACCATGGTCCCGCTGCTCGCCGACTGGTGCGTGGTCAGCGTGGTGGGCCCGGACGGCGGGCTGCACGACGTGGTGGCGGCGCACCGGGATCCGGCCCGCGCGGCGGACGTGGCCCGCTTCGCCCAGCTCATGCGCACCCGACTCGGGCCCGGGTCGATCACCCTGACCGTGCTGCGCACCGGCACACCGGTGCTCGGCGGCGCCGCCACCCTCGCCGACGTGCGGAGCGGCACGATCGGCTCCGAGATGCCCGAGATCGCCGAGCGGCTGGGCTTCGCCTCGCATCTCACCGTGCCGGTCACGGACACCGGCCGCGACCGCGTGCTCGGGACGGTCACCCTCGTCAACGGCCCGGCCCGACGGCATCTCGACGACGGCGACCTGCTCACCGCCGTGGAGATCGGCCGCCGGGCGGGGCAGGCGATCGGCAACAGCTCGATGTACGGGGAGCAGCGGCACGTCGCCCACGTCCTGCAACACAGCATGCTGCCGCCGCTGCCCACCGACGACCGGTTGGAGCTCGCCGCCCGGTACCAGCCGGCGGCGGACCGGGTCGAGGTCGGTGGCGACTGGTACGACGTCTTCCGGCAACCCGACGGCGACCTGGTCGCCGCGATCGGGGACGTGGCCGGGCACGACATCGAGGCGGCCGCCACCATGGGGCAGCTCCGCAACCTGGTCCGGGGCAACGCGTACGGCCGGACGGACGCCGTCGCCGACCTGATGCGCCACCTGGACGACACGATCCGCGGGTTGCGGATCCCCGCCGTAGCCACCGCCGTCCTGGTCCGCCTGCGGTCGGACGGCCGGGGCGGCCAGTCGGTCGCCTGGTGCAACGCCGGGCACCCGGCGCCCCTCGTGGTACGCGCGGACGGCACCGTGGAGGCCCTGGCGGCGCCGCCGGAGCCCCTGCTCGGCCTGACCGCACCGGTACGGCGGACCACCCACCACGCGACGCTCGCCGGCGGCGACACGCTGCTGCTCTTCAGCGACGGCCTGGTGGAGCGGCGGGACCAGCCCATCGACACCGGCCTCGACGAGCTGGCCGACCGGCTCCGGGGTACGGAAAGCCTGCCCCTGGACCGGCTGTGCGACCTGCTGGTGACCGCGGCGCACCGCCGTGAGGACGACATCGCGCTGCTCGCCGTCCGCGCCCGCTGA
- a CDS encoding PH domain-containing protein translates to MSSSDTVRFRHNQAIAAAAVIAFIGALPLANAEWYFLPVLLVPLAVGLWAWRAGTDADSRGLRLRALTGERRITWDQVVELASDPRGRAVARLDDGREVPLPAVRGKDLPRLVAATGQSRPDEPAQ, encoded by the coding sequence GTGAGCAGCTCCGACACCGTCCGGTTCCGGCACAACCAGGCCATCGCGGCGGCCGCGGTGATCGCCTTCATCGGCGCCCTGCCACTGGCCAACGCCGAGTGGTACTTCCTGCCGGTGCTGCTCGTCCCCCTCGCCGTGGGCCTGTGGGCGTGGCGGGCCGGCACCGACGCCGACTCCCGGGGTCTGCGCCTGCGGGCGCTCACCGGGGAGCGCCGCATCACCTGGGACCAGGTCGTCGAGCTGGCCAGCGATCCGCGCGGCCGGGCGGTCGCCCGCCTCGACGACGGCCGGGAGGTGCCGCTCCCGGCGGTCCGCGGGAAGGACCTGCCCCGGCTGGTCGCCGCCACCGGCCAGAGCCGGCCCGACGAGCCGGCTCAGTAG